Below is a genomic region from Waddliaceae bacterium.
ACGCTGTCCAACATATAGAATATATGGGCGCTGTGATAAAGCACAGGGCTGTTGTTCTTCGTTTTCTGTAATTTCGAAGCCATGATATACGACAGAAATGATATCTTCGGCAACGTCGAATATCTCGAGGAGGTCTCGTTTCGTGTTTTCAGAGACACATACTATTTTATCGGCACGCTCTACAGCGCGACGTTTTTTTGCCGAGGTATTATCATGTTTTGGAAACATCTCTGGGAACTTTTCATGTATCATATCGTGCACTGTTATCACAACAGGGCATCCTTTTGGCACTATTGCCGATTTCCCATGATAATATGTTTCATGGATAATATCGGGTTTATTGTTCCTCATCGCCGCACATGACAATAGTGTGTTTATCTTATTGCAGAATTTCCTCATCCTCGGCACAGGCTTCAGATAATACCCTCGTACTGGTAGCGCATTATTGCGTAGATATTCGTTTGTTTTCGGGTGTGCCATAACATCAGCATAGAAATTTTCCGCTGCTGCAACGCGCCTTCCCAGCTCATAAAAATACCGTGAGATGCCACCGTAGCGTTGCAGGGAGAA
It encodes:
- a CDS encoding glycosyltransferase family 4 protein, coding for MIKVAYDNQIFSLQRYGGISRYFYELGRRVAAAENFYADVMAHPKTNEYLRNNALPVRGYYLKPVPRMRKFCNKINTLLSCAAMRNNKPDIIHETYYHGKSAIVPKGCPVVITVHDMIHEKFPEMFPKHDNTSAKKRRAVERADKIVCVSENTKRDLLEIFDVAEDIISVVYHGFEITENEEQQPCALSQRPYILYVGQREGYKNFKAFITAYAASETLHKDFDVIAFGSKDFNSEELLLLKTLGVDKRRVNHMTGSDTFLVALYRNAAMFVLPSIYEGFGIPPLEAMNFGCPVVCSNTSSIPEVVGEAAQLFEPTDVEKIRIAMEKVAYDKERRNNLIMLGKQRIKNFSWDRCAQETMECYKELVR